One Pogoniulus pusillus isolate bPogPus1 chromosome 22, bPogPus1.pri, whole genome shotgun sequence DNA segment encodes these proteins:
- the UBLCP1 gene encoding ubiquitin-like domain-containing CTD phosphatase 1 — protein sequence MSLSLIIKWGGQEYTITSLSEEDTVLDLKQSLKGLTGVLPERQKLLGLKMKGKPADDDVKLGALKLKPNTKIMMMGTREESLEDVLGPPPDNDDVVNDFDIEEEVVEVENREENLLKISRRVKEYKVEILNPPREGKKLLVLDVDYTLFDHRSCAETGVELMRPYLHEFLTSAYEDYDIVIWSATNMKWIEAKMKELGVSTNANYKITFMLDSAAMITVHTPRRGLIDVKPLGVIWGKFSEYYSKKNTIMFDDIGRNFLMNPQNGLKIRPFMKAHLNRDKDKELLKLTQYLKEIAKLDDFLELNHKHWERYLSKKQGQ from the exons atgtctctctctctcataaTAAAATGGGGTGGACAGGAGTATACAATAACCTCACTATCAGAGGAAGACACAGTGTTGGATCTGAAGCAGTCCCTTAAAGGCCTTACAGGAGTGTTACCAGAGCGTCAGAAACTACTTGGACTTAAAATGAAGG GCAAACCTGCAGATGATGATGTTAAGCTTGGAGCTCTCAAGTTGAAACCAAATACTAAAATTATGATGATGGGCACCCGTGAAGAGAGTTTG GAAGATGTCCTTGGACCACCTCCTGATAACGATGATGTTGTCAATGACTTTGATATtgaagaggaagttgtggaAGTAGAAAATAG GGAAGAAAATCTACTAAAAATTTCCCGCAGAGTTAAAGAATACAAAGTGGAAATTCTGAATCCCcctagagaaggaaaaaagctgcTGGTGTTGGACGTTGATTATACACTATTTG ACCACAGGTCATGTGCTGAAACTGGAGTGGAACTGATGAGGCCATACCTTCATGAATTCCTGACATCTGCCTATGAGGATTATGATATTGTAATTTGGT CTGCTACTAATATGAAGTGGATTGAAGCTAAAATGAAA GAGCTCGGAGTGAGTACCAATGCAAACTACAAGATAACTTTCATGTTGGACAGTGCTGCCATGATAACAGTGCACACTCCTAGAAGAGGACTAATAGAT GTGAAGCCTCTTGGTGTTATCTGGGGAAAGTTTTCAGAATATTACAGCAAAAAAAATACTATTATGTTTGATGACATTGGCCGAAACTTCCTCATGAATCCACAGAACGGACTCAAG ATAAGACCTTTTATGAAAGCACATTTAAATCGGGATAAAGACAAGGAGCTTCTAAAGCTCACTCAATACCTCAAAGAAATAGCAAAATTAGATGACTTTTTGGAGCTGAATCACAAACATTGGGAAAG GTATCTTTCAAAGAAGCAAGGACAATAA